Proteins encoded by one window of Tunturibacter psychrotolerans:
- a CDS encoding ATP synthase F0 subunit C, producing the protein MKKLQYLFMSLAALLFATPAFAQGAAAVSPGAQWVPLAAGLGMALAAGLCGLGQGKATASATEALARNPGARPGIFIFLILGLAFIESLALFTFVIIFLKVQ; encoded by the coding sequence ATGAAGAAGTTGCAATATCTGTTTATGTCGTTGGCCGCGCTGCTTTTTGCGACGCCGGCTTTTGCGCAGGGCGCTGCCGCTGTTAGCCCCGGAGCCCAGTGGGTTCCTCTGGCTGCCGGTCTTGGCATGGCGTTGGCTGCTGGTCTTTGCGGTCTGGGTCAGGGTAAGGCGACCGCGTCGGCAACTGAGGCGCTGGCACGCAACCCGGGCGCTCGTCCTGGAATCTTTATCTTCCTGATTCTTGGTCTCGCGTTTATTGAGTCGCTGGCGCTGTTCACCTTCGTCATCATCTTCTTGAAGGTTCAGTAA
- a CDS encoding NAD+ synthase, whose translation MKIALAQINPTVGDFAGNTKKILEYAARAEALSVGLVVFPELAVCGYPPADLLEKASFVARAEEVAAELAEWTAGVGRPAILCGTVMATKASVGKQVRNVAALLDGGKLSFVQQKMLLPFYDVFDEQRYFEPAVEQTLVCVRGEPLAITICEDAWNDKSFWPRQMYTVDPVEKLMGKWEAQSKDLVGRQRVILNISASPYWQGKPQVRQSMLAALAQRHGAFVAMANQVGGNDSLVFDGSSLVIRPDGEVVVQAASFVEDLIVFDTEDGAAVAAEKPVDEVAAMWDALVLGTRDYVRKCGFSKVLVGLSGGIDSALVAAIAVEALGKENVIGVGMPTEYSSLGSIEDAKKLAKNLGVRFELLPVHDVFAQFQFLLQPLFKGTPFGLAEENLQPRIRGTLLMALSNKFGALVLTTGNKSEMSTGYCTLYGDMVGALAVIGDVMKTRVYALSRYANRAGEVIPRATISKPPSAELRPGQQDTDSLPPYDVLDPILEAYVERYCSAEQIAEEQGVDVALVRSVLQLVEKSEYKRQQAAPVLKVTRKSFGMGRRFPIAVKVQV comes from the coding sequence GTGAAGATAGCGCTTGCCCAGATCAACCCGACGGTGGGGGACTTCGCCGGGAATACGAAGAAGATTCTTGAATATGCGGCTCGTGCCGAAGCTCTAAGCGTGGGTCTTGTGGTCTTTCCTGAACTGGCCGTGTGCGGCTATCCGCCAGCGGATCTTCTGGAAAAGGCGTCGTTTGTCGCGCGGGCCGAAGAGGTGGCGGCTGAGCTTGCAGAGTGGACCGCGGGTGTGGGGCGACCAGCGATTCTGTGCGGAACGGTGATGGCCACCAAAGCGAGTGTGGGCAAGCAGGTGAGGAATGTCGCGGCGCTGCTCGACGGGGGCAAGTTGAGCTTCGTGCAGCAGAAGATGCTGCTGCCGTTTTATGACGTTTTCGATGAGCAGAGATACTTTGAGCCAGCAGTGGAACAGACGCTGGTCTGTGTACGCGGTGAGCCGCTGGCCATCACCATCTGTGAGGACGCGTGGAACGACAAGAGTTTCTGGCCGCGGCAGATGTATACGGTGGATCCGGTTGAGAAGCTGATGGGGAAGTGGGAGGCGCAGTCGAAGGATCTGGTGGGCCGGCAGCGGGTTATTTTGAATATCTCAGCTTCGCCATATTGGCAGGGAAAGCCGCAGGTGCGCCAGAGCATGCTAGCTGCCCTGGCTCAGCGACATGGTGCGTTTGTGGCGATGGCTAATCAGGTGGGCGGCAATGACAGCCTAGTGTTTGACGGCTCATCTCTGGTGATTCGACCGGATGGCGAGGTGGTGGTGCAGGCTGCTTCGTTTGTCGAGGACCTGATTGTCTTCGATACCGAGGATGGAGCGGCTGTTGCAGCCGAGAAGCCGGTGGATGAAGTTGCTGCGATGTGGGATGCGCTGGTGCTTGGGACGCGGGACTATGTGAGGAAGTGTGGATTCAGCAAGGTGCTGGTGGGGCTGAGCGGGGGGATTGATTCGGCGCTGGTGGCGGCGATTGCGGTGGAGGCACTGGGCAAGGAGAACGTGATCGGTGTCGGGATGCCCACGGAGTACTCGTCGCTGGGCTCGATTGAGGATGCGAAAAAACTGGCGAAGAATCTTGGCGTGAGATTTGAGTTGCTGCCGGTTCATGACGTGTTCGCGCAGTTTCAGTTTTTGTTGCAGCCGCTATTCAAGGGGACACCGTTTGGACTGGCGGAAGAGAATCTGCAGCCTCGGATCCGCGGGACGCTGCTGATGGCGTTGTCGAATAAGTTCGGCGCGCTGGTGCTGACGACCGGGAATAAGAGCGAGATGTCAACCGGGTACTGCACGTTGTACGGCGACATGGTGGGTGCTCTGGCGGTAATTGGCGACGTCATGAAGACGCGGGTGTATGCGCTGAGCCGGTATGCGAACCGTGCGGGAGAGGTTATACCTCGGGCGACGATCTCGAAGCCTCCGTCGGCGGAGTTGCGACCGGGGCAGCAGGATACGGACTCGTTGCCGCCATATGACGTGCTCGATCCGATACTCGAGGCGTATGTGGAGCGGTACTGTTCGGCGGAGCAGATTGCCGAGGAGCAGGGCGTGGATGTGGCGCTGGTGAGATCGGTTCTGCAGCTGGTGGAGAAGAGCGAATATAAGCGGCAGCAGGCGGCTCCGGTGTTGAAAGTTACGAGAAAGTCGTTCGGAATGGGACGGCGATTTCCCATTGCGGTCAAAGTTCAGGTGTAA
- a CDS encoding NADH-quinone oxidoreductase subunit N, which produces MSSNVLALLPELILTLVGVFVMLAEPCLKPGSSRKPLGWFAIAGTVGSLIASWYQIQFGTIHAFSGTIQVDAFSVLFHFVIASVVLVTLLGSLDFFEGNASHAGEYFALTLFGAVGMMLMTCSVELLMVFVGLEISSISTYIMCGFRKGQATGTESSIKYFLLGSFATAFFLYGVALAFGATGSTNIYAVAHGLETTTTPALAFTALALIIIGLGFKVSAAPFHVWTPDVYQGAPAPVVGLMSTAPKTAAFAVLLRITFTSFPLYQHRWSILMWVLAALSMTIGNLGALLQRDVKRMLAYSSIAHAGYLLVAFTAFPFDGIAAACFYTATYSAMNVGVFAVITQVAGYDERARTIDDFTGLGQKRPYLAALLSFFLLSLIGIPFTGGFFGKFYVFSAAIHGGNMWLAIIGLLNSGVACFYYLRLLSAVYTRPGSESTRLNQLRRISVPAAIGIALAAVATGALGILPSGAVSFAEYASHSTLIEQGRQECAASPDSCNLQLNYDVK; this is translated from the coding sequence ATGTCATCCAACGTCCTGGCCCTCCTTCCCGAACTCATCCTCACACTCGTCGGCGTCTTCGTCATGTTGGCAGAGCCATGCCTGAAGCCCGGCTCCAGCCGCAAGCCTCTTGGCTGGTTCGCAATCGCCGGCACCGTCGGGTCTCTCATCGCCAGTTGGTATCAGATTCAGTTCGGCACCATCCATGCCTTCTCGGGCACCATTCAAGTTGACGCTTTCTCCGTTCTCTTCCACTTTGTCATTGCCTCAGTCGTCTTGGTCACTCTTCTGGGCTCATTGGACTTCTTTGAAGGCAACGCCAGCCACGCCGGCGAGTACTTCGCCCTTACTCTCTTCGGCGCCGTCGGCATGATGCTGATGACCTGCTCGGTTGAGCTCCTCATGGTCTTCGTAGGCCTCGAGATTTCCTCCATCTCGACCTACATCATGTGCGGCTTCCGTAAGGGACAAGCCACCGGCACTGAATCCTCTATCAAGTACTTCCTCCTTGGCTCCTTCGCCACAGCCTTCTTCCTTTACGGCGTAGCCCTGGCCTTCGGAGCCACAGGATCGACCAACATCTACGCCGTCGCCCACGGCCTCGAGACGACCACGACCCCGGCCCTGGCCTTCACGGCGCTGGCCCTCATCATCATCGGCCTCGGCTTTAAAGTCTCCGCTGCCCCCTTCCATGTCTGGACCCCCGACGTCTACCAGGGCGCACCAGCCCCGGTCGTCGGACTAATGTCCACCGCCCCCAAAACTGCAGCCTTCGCGGTGCTTCTTCGCATCACCTTCACCAGCTTCCCCCTCTACCAGCATCGCTGGTCGATCCTGATGTGGGTTCTCGCCGCCCTGTCGATGACCATCGGCAACCTCGGCGCACTACTCCAGCGCGATGTTAAGCGCATGCTCGCCTACTCCAGCATCGCCCACGCCGGCTACCTGTTGGTCGCTTTTACCGCATTTCCGTTTGATGGAATCGCCGCAGCGTGCTTCTACACCGCAACATACTCGGCCATGAACGTCGGTGTCTTCGCTGTCATTACCCAGGTCGCAGGCTACGACGAGCGCGCCAGAACCATCGACGACTTCACAGGCCTCGGCCAGAAGCGCCCCTACCTCGCCGCCCTCCTCAGCTTCTTCCTGCTCTCGCTCATCGGAATCCCCTTCACGGGCGGCTTCTTCGGCAAGTTCTATGTTTTCTCAGCTGCTATCCACGGCGGGAACATGTGGCTCGCCATCATCGGCCTGCTCAACAGTGGCGTCGCCTGCTTCTACTATCTCCGGCTGCTTTCTGCCGTCTACACCCGCCCAGGAAGCGAGAGCACTCGCCTCAATCAGCTTCGACGCATCAGCGTCCCCGCAGCTATCGGTATTGCATTAGCCGCCGTCGCAACAGGCGCTCTCGGCATCCTGCCTAGCGGAGCCGTCTCCTTCGCTGAGTATGCGAGCCACTCGACCTTGATCGAACAAGGCCGACAGGAGTGCGCCGCCTCTCCCGACAGCTGCAACCTACAACTCAATTACGACGTGAAATAA
- a CDS encoding AtpZ/AtpI family protein: MADDGAGKSENGTGGGGKGALGELVKAESMIQLAIALPAGCVIGWLVGSWLDRHFHQSWISIVGILLGAVAGFTQIFRTASRYIKRG; encoded by the coding sequence ATGGCGGATGACGGAGCAGGGAAGAGCGAGAATGGCACGGGCGGCGGGGGGAAGGGTGCGCTCGGCGAGCTGGTGAAGGCGGAGTCAATGATTCAGTTGGCGATTGCGCTGCCGGCTGGGTGCGTGATCGGGTGGCTGGTGGGGAGTTGGCTGGATCGGCACTTTCATCAAAGCTGGATTTCGATTGTGGGGATTCTGCTGGGGGCTGTGGCTGGATTTACGCAGATCTTCAGGACGGCATCGCGGTACATCAAGCGTGGATAA
- the cyoE gene encoding heme o synthase, with the protein MATSATTDHVLAPAKPHSLLADYATLFKLRISTMVIITAGAGFYLGSLRSGISPFHAGFLQALIGIAVVTCGSSALNQALERKSDSLMRRTADRPMAAGRISLAHGLILGFAATFLGALYLAYTTNLLTGTLTLLTAIGYVAIYTPLKRVTTINTFIGAFPGALPPLIGWTAARGVIEWPGVALFAILFVWQFPHFMAIGWMYREDYARAGIRLTPNLPNARYAAQSTVVQALFYAVLMIPTSLWLSWFHITGLPYTIVATLLGLWYLYATIRFARILHGSNEADNTALARNLLKTSVLYLPLLMLAMILNAQGRLLF; encoded by the coding sequence GTGGCTACCTCCGCGACAACCGATCACGTCCTCGCTCCCGCGAAGCCGCACTCGCTGCTCGCCGACTACGCCACCCTGTTCAAACTGCGCATCTCCACGATGGTCATCATCACCGCTGGAGCCGGCTTCTATCTAGGCAGCCTCCGTAGCGGAATCAGTCCCTTCCACGCAGGTTTTCTGCAAGCGCTTATCGGAATCGCGGTAGTCACCTGCGGCAGCAGCGCGCTCAACCAGGCACTCGAGCGAAAATCAGATTCACTCATGCGCCGCACCGCCGACCGCCCCATGGCAGCTGGCCGCATCTCTCTCGCCCACGGCCTCATCCTCGGCTTCGCAGCAACGTTTCTCGGCGCGCTCTATCTGGCCTACACCACCAACCTCCTCACCGGCACCCTGACGTTGCTCACTGCCATCGGCTACGTCGCCATCTACACCCCGCTCAAGCGCGTCACCACCATCAACACCTTCATCGGGGCCTTCCCAGGCGCTCTTCCGCCCCTCATCGGCTGGACCGCCGCGCGCGGGGTCATCGAGTGGCCCGGCGTCGCCCTCTTCGCCATCCTCTTCGTCTGGCAGTTCCCACACTTCATGGCCATCGGCTGGATGTACCGCGAAGACTACGCCCGCGCCGGAATCCGCCTCACCCCAAATCTTCCGAACGCCCGCTACGCCGCGCAAAGCACCGTCGTTCAAGCCCTCTTCTACGCAGTCCTCATGATCCCAACCAGCCTTTGGCTCAGCTGGTTCCACATCACTGGACTCCCTTACACCATCGTCGCGACCCTTCTCGGCCTCTGGTATCTCTATGCGACCATCCGCTTTGCCCGCATTCTGCATGGTTCCAACGAGGCCGACAACACCGCGCTCGCCCGCAATCTTCTCAAAACCTCGGTTCTCTATCTGCCCTTGCTGATGCTCGCCATGATTCTCAACGCACAGGGCCGCCTGCTCTTCTAA
- a CDS encoding sugar transferase — MATPDYLQQVIVSERKYAGNGRRASRAGGVFRRPSITSTVWASLDLVTVVIAALVALRFRVQPPADVSTLRVLPHLIKSSPNLLPFYIGWYGVCLIFFTRSYNLYGTIQHHSALHEQRMTIQASLTSGLLLCGTLYLSSGEAISRIVVALMVLFTTVLLCLRRALWRKMVYRRFRAGIETRNVLIVGAGRVGHALRNHIDTLQHLGFRFKGFVALTEREAESGNADMVGDVRNCLSLARSLFVDEIFFSVPAEEKMVISMVEEARIAGIDVRVVPDMYDGLAWNARVEYVGQFPTIPLHRRHFPMGGFLLKRVLDTTVSVVGLLVTSPIMLAIALAIRLDGPGPIFYKAQRIGRKGRTFSCYKFRTMVQNADKLKADLEHMNERDSVLFKIKKDPRITRVGKVLRKYSLDELPQFYNVLKGDMSLVGPRPPMAAEVEQYDLSHLRRLDVLPGITGLWQVEARQDPSFDSYISLDTAYVENWNLMMDLRILARTVGVVLSGTGS; from the coding sequence ATGGCGACACCGGATTATCTGCAGCAGGTCATTGTCTCAGAGAGAAAATACGCAGGCAATGGAAGGCGCGCGTCGAGAGCTGGCGGCGTATTCCGCAGGCCGTCGATCACTAGTACGGTCTGGGCGTCTCTTGACCTCGTGACGGTGGTGATTGCGGCGCTGGTGGCGTTACGATTTCGTGTGCAGCCGCCTGCCGATGTTTCTACTCTGCGTGTGTTACCGCACCTCATCAAATCTTCTCCAAATCTGCTGCCCTTCTACATCGGTTGGTATGGGGTCTGTCTGATCTTCTTTACGCGGTCATACAACCTGTATGGAACGATTCAGCACCACAGCGCGTTACATGAACAAAGGATGACGATCCAAGCCTCGTTGACCTCGGGGCTGCTCTTGTGTGGGACGCTTTACCTGTCGAGTGGCGAGGCGATCTCGCGGATCGTGGTTGCGTTGATGGTGTTGTTTACGACGGTGCTGCTGTGCTTGCGGCGCGCGTTGTGGCGGAAAATGGTCTACCGGCGATTCCGTGCGGGGATCGAGACGCGAAATGTTTTGATCGTGGGAGCAGGGCGTGTGGGGCATGCACTGAGGAACCATATCGACACACTGCAGCACCTGGGCTTTCGTTTCAAAGGCTTTGTTGCCTTGACCGAGCGCGAGGCGGAGTCCGGCAATGCGGACATGGTGGGTGATGTGAGGAACTGCCTGTCGCTGGCGCGGTCGCTGTTTGTAGATGAGATCTTTTTTTCTGTGCCGGCTGAAGAGAAGATGGTCATCAGCATGGTGGAGGAGGCTCGGATTGCGGGTATCGATGTCCGTGTGGTTCCGGATATGTATGACGGCCTGGCGTGGAATGCAAGGGTGGAGTATGTCGGCCAGTTTCCGACGATTCCATTGCATCGCAGGCATTTTCCAATGGGCGGATTCTTGTTGAAGCGGGTGCTCGACACTACGGTATCGGTGGTTGGTCTGTTGGTGACTTCGCCGATTATGTTGGCGATCGCTCTCGCGATTCGGTTGGACGGCCCCGGACCGATTTTTTACAAAGCGCAGAGGATTGGCCGAAAAGGGCGCACCTTCTCCTGTTACAAGTTCCGGACGATGGTGCAGAACGCGGACAAGCTGAAGGCAGATCTGGAACATATGAACGAGCGCGACAGTGTGCTGTTCAAGATCAAGAAAGATCCTCGGATCACTCGGGTCGGTAAAGTGTTGCGGAAGTATTCGCTGGACGAATTGCCACAGTTTTATAACGTGCTGAAGGGCGATATGAGCCTGGTCGGACCGAGGCCCCCCATGGCGGCTGAGGTGGAACAGTACGACCTTTCGCACCTGCGGCGGTTGGATGTGCTGCCGGGAATTACCGGATTATGGCAGGTGGAGGCGCGGCAGGACCCCTCGTTCGATAGTTACATTTCGCTCGATACGGCTTATGTGGAGAACTGGAACTTGATGATGGATCTTCGGATTCTGGCACGTACGGTGGGTGTGGTGTTAAGCGGGACGGGCTCCTAA
- a CDS encoding thioredoxin domain-containing protein, translating to MVSLKISQWMLAGFVTALSVTVTAGAQTGAGAAAQPAPAAQSAPAAQKAGAPLQLQSLGQQTKADPFPPVNEKFFTASTPTVDTVNGFLKALWGYDPNRIWRVEAIQTTAAPNVSKVVVFVSDKSPNAKVQPTAFFVTPDGKHAVAGDAVVPFGVTPFADLRKTLQARADGATRGATSKDLLLVEFADLQCPHCKEAQSTMDQLLKDFPNARVVYQSFPLVDLHPFAFKAAAYGYCVQKQKNDAYFVYSAAVFDTQGALTPETGDQTLKDAVTKAGLDPAAIDACAATQATKDQVTASIKLAQDVNVEQTPMLAVNGHLLPLTGIPYETLKTIVSYQASLDGVSTGATGAAVGSSSNPPTLGK from the coding sequence ATGGTGTCTTTGAAGATTTCACAGTGGATGTTGGCAGGATTCGTGACGGCTCTAAGCGTTACGGTAACGGCGGGTGCGCAAACAGGGGCAGGAGCGGCGGCACAGCCGGCTCCGGCAGCGCAATCGGCACCGGCGGCACAGAAGGCTGGCGCTCCGTTGCAGTTGCAGAGCCTGGGACAGCAGACAAAGGCAGATCCATTTCCACCTGTGAATGAGAAGTTCTTTACGGCTTCTACGCCGACGGTGGATACGGTCAACGGTTTTTTGAAGGCGTTGTGGGGATATGATCCGAACCGCATCTGGCGGGTCGAGGCGATTCAGACTACCGCTGCTCCGAATGTGAGCAAGGTGGTGGTGTTTGTTTCGGACAAGAGTCCCAACGCAAAGGTGCAGCCGACAGCGTTTTTTGTGACACCGGATGGAAAGCATGCGGTTGCAGGCGATGCGGTCGTGCCGTTTGGCGTTACGCCATTCGCGGATCTGCGTAAGACGCTGCAGGCTCGCGCTGATGGTGCGACGCGTGGCGCGACGAGCAAGGATCTTCTTTTGGTCGAGTTTGCGGATCTGCAGTGCCCGCACTGCAAGGAAGCTCAATCCACGATGGACCAGCTGTTGAAGGACTTCCCGAACGCGCGTGTTGTGTACCAGAGCTTTCCGCTGGTCGATCTGCATCCGTTCGCGTTCAAGGCAGCGGCGTATGGGTACTGCGTGCAGAAACAGAAGAACGATGCGTACTTTGTTTACTCCGCGGCGGTGTTCGATACCCAGGGCGCTTTGACTCCGGAGACAGGGGATCAGACGCTGAAGGACGCGGTGACCAAGGCTGGGCTGGATCCGGCGGCGATCGATGCTTGTGCAGCGACTCAGGCGACCAAGGACCAGGTGACTGCTTCGATCAAATTGGCGCAGGATGTGAATGTCGAGCAGACGCCGATGCTTGCGGTGAATGGACATCTGTTGCCGCTGACTGGGATTCCTTACGAGACGTTGAAGACGATTGTGTCGTACCAGGCGTCGCTTGATGGAGTTAGCACGGGCGCGACAGGAGCGGCGGTGGGAAGCAGTTCGAACCCACCGACTTTAGGCAAGTAA
- a CDS encoding DUF420 domain-containing protein, producing the protein MPAPIVAVSPDYRTPPSVITAIIGISAVASLFLAWLVYYHPPVDVAGTHLAFLPALDAVLNALCAFFLVLGFRYIRRRQITAHRNSMFGAFIVSSVFLVAYIVNHILHGDMLFPRAYPIARFIYLWILLTPHILLAVVCLPMILITFFLSLTGRFPAHRRLARWTYPIWLYVSVSGVIVYAMLASYR; encoded by the coding sequence ATGCCCGCACCCATCGTCGCAGTCAGTCCCGACTATCGCACCCCACCCTCAGTCATCACCGCCATCATCGGAATCAGTGCAGTTGCCTCGCTCTTCCTCGCCTGGCTGGTCTACTATCATCCTCCGGTCGACGTCGCCGGAACGCACCTGGCCTTCCTGCCGGCACTCGACGCCGTCCTCAATGCCCTTTGTGCCTTCTTCCTTGTCCTTGGCTTTCGTTACATCCGTCGCCGCCAGATCACTGCACACAGAAACAGCATGTTCGGCGCCTTCATCGTCTCGAGCGTCTTTCTCGTCGCTTACATCGTGAACCACATCCTGCATGGCGACATGCTCTTCCCCAGGGCCTATCCCATCGCTCGCTTCATCTATCTTTGGATTCTGCTGACACCGCACATTCTTCTTGCCGTCGTCTGCCTTCCCATGATCCTGATTACTTTCTTTCTCTCGCTCACCGGCCGCTTTCCTGCGCATCGCCGCCTTGCGCGCTGGACCTATCCGATATGGCTCTATGTCTCCGTCTCCGGCGTCATCGTCTACGCCATGCTGGCCTCCTATCGCTAA
- the atpB gene encoding F0F1 ATP synthase subunit A, whose product MPTQTLFTQFLNQHFGAFTTSFLQALHVQPKHPAYPITDAFSMELLVFLVLVAYFILVRMTLSVEKPAGVQHLAEITHEFVSEQGSQIIGHGSERFTSYLTALGLFILLANLMGIIPGLKSPTAYAVVPLGFALVTFFYYHYHGIRENGWAYVKQFLGPVWWLYPLLLPIEIISHLARVLSLTVRLYANMFAGDLVTLAFFSLVPVGIPLIFLGLHLGVAVVQAYVFFLLAAIYLSLATAHDH is encoded by the coding sequence ATGCCGACACAGACACTCTTCACCCAATTTTTGAATCAGCACTTCGGTGCGTTTACGACCTCGTTTCTGCAGGCGCTGCACGTGCAGCCGAAGCACCCGGCATATCCGATTACGGATGCGTTTTCGATGGAGTTGCTGGTGTTTCTGGTTCTGGTCGCTTACTTCATCCTGGTGCGGATGACGTTGAGCGTCGAAAAGCCGGCCGGTGTGCAGCATCTGGCGGAGATTACCCATGAGTTCGTCTCGGAGCAGGGCTCGCAGATTATCGGGCATGGATCTGAGCGGTTCACGAGCTATCTGACGGCTCTGGGTCTGTTCATCCTGCTGGCGAACCTGATGGGGATTATCCCCGGGTTGAAGTCGCCTACTGCGTATGCGGTGGTTCCGCTCGGATTTGCGCTTGTTACATTCTTTTACTACCACTACCACGGTATTCGGGAGAATGGCTGGGCGTATGTCAAGCAGTTTCTGGGACCGGTGTGGTGGTTGTACCCGCTACTGCTGCCGATTGAAATCATCTCGCACCTTGCTCGCGTCCTGTCGCTCACGGTTCGTCTTTACGCCAATATGTTTGCGGGCGATCTGGTAACGCTGGCCTTCTTTTCGCTGGTGCCGGTGGGAATTCCGTTGATCTTTCTTGGGCTGCACCTTGGCGTTGCCGTGGTACAGGCTTACGTGTTCTTCCTACTTGCGGCGATCTATCTTTCGCTGGCAACGGCGCACGATCACTAG
- a CDS encoding lysine--tRNA ligase, protein MYESEFEKNLYQQRRDKLQQIAALGQLDGLSHAEATYPNHYAASHTVPELRAAYDSLTAEQFDADPINVSIAGRIMAIRVQGKAGFAQLQQGGQRFQIYVRKDDVGENAFALYKLLDLGDHIGVRGRLFRTRTGELTVHVGSFANLPAITFLTKAMLALPDKYHGLEDTELRYRQRYVDLFMNTGASKAPSSNETLPEATEPETPNVREVFVKRAAILRAIRKFFDQRSYLEVETPMMHQVAGGAAAQPFTTHHNALDLDLFLRIAPELYLKRLVVGGMDRVYEINRNFRNEGISTRHNPEFTMLEFYQAYANYHDLMKLSEELIIYVAKEVNGTTITHFNGHEIDLGKWTRLSMREAIMKWWPPNAPIQPKFDDFSSEEKFRALLNEGAKFADPEKSSFDRALNRLGADCHFVREFVLDKGAPYGKAISDLFELRAEALRGGEMGIEEPLIQPTIIYDFPLAVSPLSKNKPDEPDWVERFEFYIGGFEVGNAFSELNDPDDQRTRFEQQMAEKARGDAEAHQMDEDYVRALGYGLPPTAGEGIGIDRLTMLLTNSKSIRDVILFPLLRPQAKQSMAAEAVHGESAE, encoded by the coding sequence GTGTACGAGTCGGAGTTCGAAAAGAATCTTTACCAGCAGCGTCGCGACAAGCTTCAGCAGATCGCTGCCCTCGGCCAGCTCGACGGCCTCAGCCACGCCGAAGCAACCTATCCCAATCACTACGCTGCCAGCCACACCGTCCCGGAGCTTCGCGCCGCCTACGACTCCCTCACCGCCGAACAGTTTGACGCCGACCCGATCAACGTAAGCATCGCTGGCCGCATTATGGCGATTCGCGTTCAGGGCAAAGCCGGCTTCGCGCAACTTCAGCAGGGCGGCCAGCGCTTTCAGATCTACGTGCGCAAAGATGACGTCGGAGAAAACGCCTTCGCGCTCTACAAACTCCTCGACCTCGGCGACCACATCGGTGTCCGCGGCCGCCTCTTCCGCACCCGCACCGGCGAGCTCACCGTCCACGTCGGGAGCTTTGCCAATCTACCTGCGATCACCTTCCTAACCAAGGCCATGCTCGCTCTCCCGGACAAGTACCACGGCCTCGAAGACACCGAACTCCGCTATCGCCAGCGCTACGTCGATCTCTTCATGAACACCGGCGCATCCAAAGCCCCCAGCTCAAACGAAACGCTGCCCGAAGCAACCGAGCCCGAAACCCCGAACGTCCGTGAAGTCTTCGTCAAGCGTGCCGCGATCCTCCGCGCGATCCGCAAATTCTTCGACCAACGCAGCTACCTCGAAGTCGAAACCCCCATGATGCACCAAGTGGCCGGAGGCGCAGCCGCTCAGCCTTTCACCACGCACCACAACGCGCTCGACCTCGACCTCTTCCTCCGCATCGCGCCCGAGCTCTACCTCAAGCGCCTCGTCGTCGGCGGCATGGACCGCGTCTACGAGATCAATCGCAACTTCCGCAACGAAGGCATCAGCACCCGCCACAACCCCGAGTTCACGATGCTCGAGTTCTACCAGGCCTACGCGAACTATCACGACCTGATGAAGCTCAGCGAGGAGCTCATCATCTACGTCGCCAAGGAAGTTAATGGAACCACGATCACCCACTTCAACGGCCACGAGATCGACCTAGGCAAATGGACGAGACTCTCCATGCGCGAGGCCATTATGAAGTGGTGGCCACCAAACGCACCCATTCAGCCGAAGTTCGACGATTTTTCCTCCGAAGAAAAGTTCAGAGCACTGCTCAATGAAGGCGCGAAGTTTGCCGATCCGGAAAAGTCCTCCTTCGATCGCGCCCTCAATCGGCTCGGCGCGGACTGTCACTTCGTTCGCGAGTTCGTCCTCGACAAGGGCGCACCCTACGGCAAAGCCATCTCCGACCTCTTCGAGCTGCGAGCCGAAGCCCTGCGTGGCGGTGAGATGGGCATCGAGGAGCCGCTGATCCAGCCCACCATCATCTATGACTTTCCCCTGGCTGTTAGCCCGCTCTCCAAGAACAAGCCCGACGAACCAGACTGGGTCGAGCGCTTCGAGTTCTACATCGGCGGCTTCGAGGTCGGCAACGCCTTCTCCGAGCTCAACGATCCCGACGACCAGCGGACCCGCTTCGAGCAGCAGATGGCCGAAAAAGCCCGCGGTGACGCGGAGGCCCACCAGATGGACGAAGACTACGTACGCGCCCTCGGCTACGGCCTGCCTCCCACGGCTGGCGAAGGCATCGGCATCGACCGCCTTACCATGCTCCTCACCAACTCCAAATCCATTCGCGACGTCATCCTCTTCCCTCTCCTCCGCCCTCAGGCCAAGCAGTCCATGGCCGCCGAAGCCGTCCACGGAGAGTCTGCCGAATAG